A window of Streptomyces sp. SAI-127 contains these coding sequences:
- a CDS encoding phosphocholine cytidylyltransferase family protein, translating to MIGLVLAAGAGRRLRPYTDSLPKALVPVGPAGIEGEPTVLDLTLGNFAEIGLTEVAVIVGYRKEAVYERKAALEAKYGLKLTLIDNDKAEEWNNAYSLWCGRDALKDGVILANGDTVHPVSVEKTLLAARGEGKRIILALDTVKSLADEEMKVVVDAEKGMTKITKLMDPAEATGEYIGVTLIEGAAAPELADALKTVWETDPQQFYEHGYQELVNRGFRIDVAPIGDVQWVEIDNHDDLARGREIACRY from the coding sequence ATGATCGGCCTCGTGCTGGCGGCCGGCGCCGGACGCCGTCTGCGCCCCTACACCGACAGCCTTCCCAAGGCTCTGGTGCCGGTGGGCCCCGCGGGCATAGAGGGCGAACCCACGGTTCTGGACCTCACTCTCGGCAACTTCGCCGAGATCGGTCTGACCGAGGTCGCGGTCATCGTCGGCTACCGCAAGGAGGCCGTGTACGAGCGCAAGGCGGCGCTGGAGGCGAAGTACGGCCTCAAGCTCACCCTCATCGACAACGACAAGGCCGAGGAGTGGAACAACGCCTACTCCCTGTGGTGCGGCCGTGACGCCCTCAAGGACGGTGTGATCCTCGCCAACGGCGACACCGTGCACCCGGTCTCCGTCGAGAAGACGCTGCTCGCCGCCCGCGGCGAGGGCAAGCGGATCATCCTCGCCCTGGACACCGTGAAGTCCCTCGCCGACGAGGAGATGAAGGTCGTCGTCGACGCCGAGAAGGGCATGACGAAGATCACCAAGCTGATGGACCCGGCCGAGGCCACCGGCGAGTACATCGGTGTCACCCTCATCGAGGGCGCCGCCGCCCCGGAACTGGCCGACGCCCTGAAGACGGTCTGGGAGACCGACCCGCAGCAGTTCTACGAGCACGGCTACCAGGAGCTCGTGAACCGAGGCTTCCGCATCGACGTCGCGCCGATCGGCGACGTCCAGTGGGTGGAGATCGACAACCACGACGATCTCGCCCGCGGACGGGAGATCGCGTGCCGCTACTGA
- a CDS encoding DUF5941 domain-containing protein, with protein sequence MSTAILTGQPVPGSSIEGDLRSLGFDVRVAADAADAERLVAEAPCEQRVALVDARFVGHVHALRLGLTDPRFPLAAVPGAVTAQPEGRVTLTRALARDNSAGGGTALAVDSLPDRIVTALADDGAEVYRPELGSLVAAVPADPQARNEARQAVADVDDEAVRLKSAVKSRDGFFTTHFISPYSRYLARWCARRGLTPNQVTTASLITALIAAACAATGTRGGFIAAGVLLIASFVLDCTDGQLARYSLQYSTLGAWLDATFDRAKEYAYYAGLALGAARGGDDVWALALGAMVLQTCRHVVDFSFNEANHDATANTSPTAALSDKLDSVGWTVWVRRMIVLPIGERWAMIAVLTAATTPRITFYALLIGCAFAATYTTAGRVLRSLTRKAQRTDRAAQALADLADNGPLAGLLSRVARAPLGAPFLVALAGTAVLAVALFSDVTWAPVAGAVVYAIAAAQALYRPLKGALDWLVPPLFRAAEYGTVLILAATADVNGALPAAFGLVAAVAYHHYDTVYRIRGNAGAPPAWLVRAIGGHEGRTLLVTVLAALLTASQFTVALTVLAVAVALLVLVESIRFWVSAGAPAVHDEGEPA encoded by the coding sequence TTGTCGACCGCCATCCTCACCGGTCAGCCGGTCCCCGGATCGTCGATCGAGGGTGATCTGCGGTCCCTCGGCTTCGACGTGCGGGTCGCCGCGGACGCCGCCGACGCCGAGCGGCTGGTCGCCGAGGCACCCTGTGAGCAGCGGGTCGCCCTCGTCGACGCCCGCTTCGTCGGCCACGTGCACGCCCTGCGCCTCGGCCTCACCGACCCCCGCTTCCCGCTCGCCGCCGTGCCCGGCGCCGTCACCGCACAGCCCGAAGGGCGCGTGACGCTCACCCGGGCGCTGGCCCGCGACAACTCCGCGGGCGGCGGCACGGCGCTGGCGGTGGACAGCCTCCCCGACCGCATCGTCACCGCGCTGGCCGACGACGGCGCCGAGGTGTACCGCCCCGAGCTCGGCAGCCTGGTCGCCGCCGTCCCCGCCGACCCGCAGGCCCGCAACGAGGCACGGCAGGCCGTCGCGGACGTCGACGACGAGGCCGTACGCCTGAAGTCGGCCGTGAAGTCCCGGGACGGCTTCTTCACCACCCACTTCATCAGCCCCTACTCCCGCTACCTCGCCCGCTGGTGCGCCCGCCGCGGCCTGACCCCGAACCAGGTCACCACCGCCTCCCTGATCACCGCGCTCATAGCGGCGGCCTGCGCGGCCACAGGTACCCGGGGCGGTTTCATCGCCGCCGGCGTCCTGCTCATCGCGTCCTTCGTCCTGGACTGCACCGACGGGCAGCTCGCCCGCTACTCCCTCCAGTACTCCACGCTCGGCGCCTGGCTCGACGCCACCTTCGACCGGGCCAAGGAGTACGCCTACTACGCGGGCCTCGCCCTCGGAGCGGCCCGCGGCGGCGACGACGTATGGGCGCTGGCGCTCGGAGCGATGGTCCTGCAGACCTGCCGGCACGTCGTCGACTTCTCGTTCAACGAGGCCAACCACGACGCGACCGCCAACACCAGCCCCACGGCGGCCCTTTCGGACAAGCTCGACAGCGTCGGCTGGACGGTGTGGGTACGGCGGATGATCGTCCTGCCGATCGGGGAGCGCTGGGCGATGATCGCGGTCCTGACGGCGGCCACCACTCCTCGTATCACCTTCTACGCCCTTCTCATCGGGTGCGCCTTCGCGGCGACCTACACGACGGCGGGCCGGGTGCTGCGGTCGCTGACGCGGAAGGCTCAGCGGACCGACCGGGCGGCGCAGGCGCTGGCGGACCTGGCGGACAACGGGCCGTTGGCCGGACTCCTGTCGCGGGTCGCGCGCGCCCCGCTCGGTGCCCCGTTCCTGGTGGCTCTGGCCGGCACGGCCGTCCTGGCCGTCGCCCTCTTCTCGGACGTGACCTGGGCACCCGTCGCCGGTGCCGTCGTCTACGCGATCGCCGCCGCTCAGGCCCTGTACCGCCCCCTCAAGGGCGCCCTCGACTGGCTCGTCCCCCCGCTCTTCCGCGCCGCCGAATACGGCACCGTCCTGATCCTCGCCGCCACAGCGGACGTGAACGGAGCCCTTCCCGCGGCTTTCGGCCTGGTGGCCGCCGTCGCCTACCATCACTACGACACGGTGTACCGCATCCGCGGCAACGCCGGAGCGCCCCCGGCCTGGCTGGTGCGCGCCATCGGGGGGCACGAGGGACGGACGCTGCTCGTCACCGTCCTGGCCGCGCTGCTCACCGCTTCGCAGTTCACGGTCGCGCTCACGGTCCTGGCCGTGGCCGTGGCCCTGCTGGTGCTCGTCGAGAGCATCCGCTTCTGGGTGTCCGCAGGGGCTCCCGCCGTACACGATGAAGGAGAACCCGCATGA
- the galE gene encoding UDP-glucose 4-epimerase GalE has product MTWLITGGAGYIGAHVARAMTGAGERVLVLDDLSAGVPARLPADVPLVRGSSLDGGLLKRVLAEHAVTGVVHLAARKQVAESVAQPTRYYQENLGGLATLLEAVAEAGVERFLFSSSAAVYGNPDVELITEETPCAPVNPYGETKLAGEWLVRAAGQAHGISTVCLRYFNVAGAATPELADTGVFNIVPMVFDRLTRDEAPRIFGDDYPTPDGTCVRDYIHVSDLAEAHLAAARHLSGQSGDLTVNIGRGEGVSVREMVTVIGEVTGDRRPAVVEPRRPGDAPVSVASAARAAETLGWSARRGVREMIDSAWRGWLLHHR; this is encoded by the coding sequence ATGACGTGGCTGATCACCGGCGGTGCCGGGTACATAGGGGCGCATGTGGCGCGGGCCATGACGGGGGCCGGGGAGCGGGTGCTCGTCCTGGACGACCTCTCGGCGGGAGTGCCCGCGCGGCTCCCCGCCGACGTGCCGCTGGTGCGGGGTTCCTCACTCGACGGCGGCCTGCTCAAGCGGGTGCTGGCCGAGCACGCGGTGACGGGTGTGGTGCATCTCGCGGCGCGCAAGCAGGTCGCGGAGTCGGTGGCTCAGCCGACCCGCTACTACCAGGAGAACCTCGGCGGCCTCGCGACCCTCCTGGAGGCGGTCGCGGAGGCCGGTGTCGAGCGCTTCCTGTTCTCCTCGTCGGCGGCGGTCTACGGCAATCCCGATGTGGAACTGATCACGGAGGAGACGCCGTGCGCCCCCGTGAACCCGTACGGCGAGACGAAGCTCGCCGGGGAGTGGCTGGTGCGGGCGGCCGGGCAGGCACACGGGATCTCCACCGTATGTCTGCGCTACTTCAACGTCGCCGGGGCCGCGACGCCGGAACTCGCGGACACCGGGGTCTTCAACATCGTGCCCATGGTCTTCGACCGGCTCACCCGCGACGAGGCCCCGCGGATCTTCGGTGACGACTACCCGACGCCGGACGGCACCTGCGTCCGTGACTACATCCATGTGTCCGACCTGGCCGAGGCCCATCTCGCGGCGGCCCGGCACCTGAGCGGACAGAGCGGTGATCTGACGGTCAACATCGGTCGCGGCGAGGGCGTGTCCGTGCGCGAGATGGTCACGGTGATCGGTGAGGTGACCGGAGACCGACGGCCGGCCGTCGTGGAGCCGCGGCGTCCGGGAGACGCGCCGGTGTCGGTGGCATCGGCCGCCCGGGCCGCCGAGACGCTCGGCTGGAGCGCGCGGCGAGGGGTGCGCGAAATGATCGACTCCGCCTGGCGGGGCTGGCTGCTGCACCATCGCTGA
- a CDS encoding cation diffusion facilitator family transporter, with protein MGAGHDHGHSHAPAGGTATAAYVGTLRVALSITLTVMVVEIVGGFLADSLALVADAAHMATDALGLGMALLAVHFANRPATGNRTFGYARAEILAALANCLLLLGVGGYVLYEAIQRFVTPVGTEGGLTIVFGAIGLVANMISLTLLMRGQKESLNVRGAFLEVAADALGSVAVLISAVVILTTGWQAADPVASLVIGLMIVPRTVKLLRETLDVLLESAPKDVDMTEVRTHILALDGVEDVHDLHAWTITSGMPVLSAHVVVRSDVLSAIGHEKMLHELQNCLGDHFDVEHCTFQLEPSGHAEHEARLCH; from the coding sequence ATGGGGGCAGGGCACGATCACGGGCACTCACATGCGCCGGCCGGCGGTACGGCGACCGCGGCGTACGTCGGCACGCTGCGGGTGGCGCTGTCGATCACGCTCACCGTCATGGTGGTCGAGATCGTCGGCGGCTTCCTCGCGGACTCCCTCGCCCTGGTCGCCGACGCGGCGCACATGGCGACGGACGCGCTGGGTCTCGGCATGGCCCTCCTCGCGGTCCACTTCGCGAACCGCCCGGCGACCGGCAACCGCACCTTCGGGTACGCCCGCGCCGAGATCCTCGCCGCCCTCGCGAACTGTCTGCTGCTGCTCGGCGTCGGCGGCTATGTCCTGTACGAGGCGATCCAGCGGTTCGTCACGCCGGTCGGCACCGAGGGCGGGCTGACGATCGTGTTCGGCGCCATCGGTCTGGTCGCGAACATGATCTCGCTGACCCTGCTGATGCGCGGCCAGAAGGAGAGCCTGAACGTCCGGGGGGCGTTCCTGGAGGTCGCGGCGGACGCGCTGGGTTCGGTCGCGGTGCTGATCTCGGCCGTGGTGATCCTCACCACGGGCTGGCAGGCCGCCGACCCGGTCGCGTCCCTCGTCATCGGCCTGATGATCGTGCCGCGCACCGTCAAGCTGCTGCGCGAAACCCTCGACGTGCTGCTGGAGTCGGCCCCCAAGGACGTCGACATGACGGAGGTGCGGACGCACATCCTGGCCCTGGACGGTGTGGAGGACGTCCACGACCTGCACGCCTGGACGATCACCTCGGGCATGCCGGTGCTGTCCGCGCACGTGGTCGTGCGCTCGGACGTCCTCAGCGCGATCGGTCACGAGAAGATGCTGCACGAACTCCAGAACTGCCTCGGCGACCACTTCGACGTGGAGCACTGCACCTTCCAGCTGGAGCCGAGCGGGCACGCGGAGCACGAGGCACGCCTGTGCCACTGA
- the idi gene encoding isopentenyl-diphosphate Delta-isomerase — protein MPTTPATTTHTPSNGAANAILLELVDEHGVTIGTAEKLAAHQPPGQLHRAFSVFLFDDRGRLLLQQRALGKYHSPGVWSNTCCGHPYPGEAPFAAAARRTYEELGVSPSLLAEAGTVRYNHPDPDSGLVEQEYNHLFVGMVQSPLGPDPEEVGATAFVTPDELAERHAKDAFSSWFMTVLDAARPAVRELTGASAGW, from the coding sequence ATGCCGACCACACCTGCCACCACGACGCACACTCCGTCGAACGGCGCCGCGAACGCGATCCTGCTGGAACTGGTCGACGAGCACGGTGTGACGATCGGCACCGCGGAGAAGCTCGCCGCCCACCAGCCGCCGGGGCAGCTGCACCGCGCCTTCTCGGTGTTCCTCTTCGACGATCGGGGCCGGCTGCTCCTCCAGCAGCGCGCCCTGGGCAAGTACCACTCCCCCGGCGTGTGGTCCAACACCTGCTGCGGCCACCCCTACCCGGGCGAGGCTCCCTTCGCGGCGGCGGCCCGGCGGACGTACGAGGAACTGGGCGTCTCCCCGTCGCTGCTCGCCGAGGCGGGCACGGTCCGCTACAACCACCCGGACCCCGACTCGGGCCTGGTCGAGCAGGAGTACAACCACCTGTTCGTCGGCATGGTGCAGTCCCCGCTCGGCCCGGACCCGGAGGAGGTCGGCGCGACGGCGTTCGTGACGCCGGACGAGCTGGCGGAGCGGCACGCGAAGGACGCCTTCTCGTCCTGGTTCATGACGGTGCTGGACGCGGCCCGCCCCGCGGTCAGGGAGCTGACGGGCGCCTCCGCCGGCTGGTGA
- a CDS encoding ATP-binding protein, producing MDDHGRGSGPRPPDSGEDPLGPDPLDPGTPDPLPYEGVWRFTAPAVDASVPQARHAVRDLLYRQGVPVSDDLVQGLLLIVSELVTNAVRHAALLSPMLAVEVAVGAEWVRVSVEDNHPYRPTALEAAHSETGGRGLLLVREVTREAGGVCDVEHTSSGGKVIWAALPLKAVRVP from the coding sequence ATGGACGACCATGGGCGCGGGTCCGGCCCTCGCCCACCGGACAGCGGAGAAGACCCCCTCGGGCCGGACCCCCTCGACCCGGGCACACCGGATCCGCTGCCGTACGAGGGTGTGTGGCGGTTCACCGCACCCGCTGTCGACGCGTCGGTCCCGCAGGCGCGACATGCCGTGCGGGACCTGCTGTACCGCCAGGGAGTGCCCGTCTCGGACGACCTCGTCCAGGGCCTCCTGCTGATCGTGTCCGAGCTCGTCACGAACGCCGTCCGGCACGCGGCCCTGCTCTCGCCGATGCTCGCCGTGGAGGTGGCCGTGGGCGCGGAGTGGGTGCGGGTGTCCGTGGAGGACAACCACCCGTACCGGCCGACCGCTCTGGAGGCCGCCCACAGTGAGACCGGGGGCCGGGGGCTGCTGCTGGTCCGTGAGGTCACCCGGGAGGCGGGCGGGGTCTGCGACGTCGAGCACACGTCCAGCGGCGGCAAGGTGATCTGGGCCGCCCTGCCGCTCAAGGCCGTGCGCGTGCCCTGA
- a CDS encoding enoyl-CoA hydratase-related protein, whose translation MELSEPQLLHTVTDSVATVVVHHPAKRNAMTAAMWRALPPLLDTLAADPGVRVLVLTGAGGTFCAGADISTLRRSPEEAQGLAVRAEEALAAFPKPTLAAIRGHCVGGGSQLAAACDLRFAEEGSLFGVTPAKLGIVYPASSTRRLVSLVGPAAAKYLLFSGELIDAERALRTGLVDEVLSEGELAKRVGEFTRILASRSQLTQAAAKEFANGRTDRDAYWTGQAQGSGDTAEGVAAFLERRQPRFTWSVPGRG comes from the coding sequence ATGGAGCTCTCGGAGCCGCAGCTGCTGCACACCGTCACCGACTCGGTCGCTACCGTCGTAGTCCACCATCCGGCCAAGCGCAATGCCATGACGGCCGCGATGTGGCGGGCGCTGCCGCCGCTGCTGGACACGCTGGCCGCCGATCCGGGCGTACGGGTGCTCGTGCTCACCGGTGCGGGCGGGACGTTCTGCGCGGGCGCCGACATCTCCACGCTGCGCCGGTCGCCCGAGGAGGCGCAGGGGCTCGCGGTGCGCGCCGAGGAGGCCCTCGCGGCGTTCCCGAAGCCGACGCTGGCGGCGATCCGGGGGCACTGTGTGGGCGGCGGGTCGCAGCTCGCGGCGGCCTGCGATCTGCGGTTCGCCGAGGAGGGCTCACTGTTCGGGGTGACCCCGGCGAAGCTCGGGATCGTGTATCCGGCGTCCTCCACCCGGCGGTTGGTGTCGCTGGTCGGCCCGGCCGCCGCCAAGTACCTGCTGTTCTCCGGCGAGTTGATCGACGCGGAGCGTGCGCTGCGCACGGGTCTGGTCGACGAGGTGCTGTCCGAGGGTGAACTCGCCAAGCGAGTCGGGGAGTTCACCAGGATCCTGGCGTCCCGCTCGCAGCTGACGCAGGCCGCGGCGAAGGAGTTCGCGAACGGCCGCACGGACCGGGACGCGTACTGGACCGGGCAGGCGCAGGGCAGCGGCGACACCGCGGAGGGCGTCGCCGCGTTCCTGGAGCGCCGTCAGCCGCGGTTCACGTGGTCGGTTCCTGGCCGAGGATGA
- a CDS encoding DJ-1/PfpI family protein produces MQIAIVLYDRFTALDAVGPYETLGRLPDSEVVFVAEETGPVRTDSGNLALIADRTLAEVPNPDVVVVPGGPGQTPQMTNEALLDWIRVADTTSTWTTSVCTGSLLLAAAGRLEGRRATSHWLALDELRRFGVEPTGERVVTDGKYVTAAGVSSGIDMGLALLGRISGDFVAQAVQLGIEYDPQPPYDAGAPEKAPADVVELIRSRSRFILGQEPTT; encoded by the coding sequence GTGCAGATCGCCATCGTTCTCTACGACCGCTTCACCGCCTTGGACGCCGTAGGACCGTACGAGACCCTCGGTCGTCTCCCCGACTCCGAGGTCGTGTTCGTCGCCGAGGAGACCGGGCCCGTCCGCACCGACAGCGGGAACCTCGCGCTGATCGCCGACAGGACCCTGGCCGAGGTGCCGAACCCCGATGTGGTGGTCGTCCCGGGCGGCCCGGGGCAGACCCCGCAGATGACGAACGAGGCCCTCCTCGACTGGATCCGCGTCGCCGACACCACCAGCACCTGGACGACGTCCGTGTGCACCGGCTCCCTGCTGCTCGCGGCCGCGGGCCGCCTCGAAGGGCGTCGTGCGACCTCGCACTGGCTGGCGCTCGACGAACTGAGGAGGTTCGGGGTCGAGCCGACGGGGGAGCGGGTCGTGACGGACGGCAAGTACGTCACGGCGGCCGGGGTCTCCTCCGGCATCGACATGGGGCTCGCCCTGCTCGGCCGGATCTCCGGAGACTTCGTGGCGCAGGCCGTACAACTGGGCATCGAGTACGACCCGCAACCGCCCTACGACGCCGGAGCCCCCGAGAAGGCGCCCGCGGACGTCGTCGAGCTGATCCGGTCGAGGAGCCGGTTCATCCTCGGCCAGGAACCGACCACGTGA
- a CDS encoding GlxA family transcriptional regulator, producing the protein MAQRTVLFVLFDGMQSLDVTGPLEVFAGAEQHTPGTYRIRTASLDGAPVRTSSGLTLVPDETLARADAPHTLLVPGGQGTRRPDARLTDWLREHGPRAERLVSVCTGAIRLAEAGLLDGRRVTTHWAYSDKLARDHPAVEVDPDPIYVRDGQVSTSAGVTSGIDLALALVEEDLGRDAALAIARHLVVFLRRPGNQAQFSAQLAAQTARREPLREVQQWITEHPAGDLSVETLAARARLSPRHFARAFQTETGMTPGRYVDRVRLEHARRLLEDTSDGIEEISRASGYGTPEGMRRAFVKALGTAPSEYRRRFHPTPAH; encoded by the coding sequence ATGGCCCAGCGAACCGTTCTCTTCGTCCTCTTCGACGGCATGCAGAGCCTCGACGTCACCGGCCCGCTGGAGGTCTTCGCCGGGGCCGAGCAGCACACCCCGGGCACCTACCGCATCCGTACCGCCTCACTGGACGGCGCTCCCGTACGCACCTCCAGCGGCCTGACCCTCGTACCGGACGAAACCCTCGCGCGGGCCGATGCCCCGCACACCCTCCTGGTACCCGGCGGCCAGGGCACCCGGCGCCCCGATGCGCGCCTCACCGACTGGCTGCGCGAGCACGGACCCCGGGCCGAGCGTCTGGTCTCGGTGTGCACCGGCGCCATCCGGCTCGCCGAGGCGGGGCTCCTGGACGGGCGCCGCGTCACGACGCACTGGGCGTACAGCGACAAGCTCGCCCGCGACCACCCGGCCGTCGAAGTGGACCCCGACCCGATCTATGTACGCGACGGGCAGGTGTCGACGTCCGCCGGCGTCACCTCGGGCATCGACCTCGCGCTCGCCCTGGTCGAGGAGGACCTGGGCCGGGACGCCGCCCTCGCCATCGCCCGCCACCTGGTCGTCTTCCTGCGCAGGCCCGGCAACCAGGCCCAGTTCAGCGCCCAGCTCGCCGCCCAGACCGCCCGGCGCGAGCCGCTGCGCGAGGTCCAGCAGTGGATCACCGAGCACCCCGCCGGCGACCTGAGCGTCGAGACCCTCGCCGCCCGGGCCCGTCTCTCGCCCCGCCACTTCGCCCGCGCCTTCCAGACCGAGACCGGCATGACGCCGGGCCGGTACGTCGACCGGGTCCGGCTGGAACACGCCCGCCGTCTCCTGGAGGACACCTCCGACGGCATCGAGGAGATCTCCCGCGCCAGCGGCTACGGCACCCCCGAGGGGATGCGCCGCGCCTTCGTCAAAGCCCTCGGCACGGCCCCGTCCGAGTACCGCCGCCGTTTCCACCCGACCCCGGCCCACTGA
- a CDS encoding LPFR motif small protein translates to MFRAIADVLRQIGGAIATVVTLPFRALARLFGGASSSTRSRRA, encoded by the coding sequence ATGTTCCGCGCGATCGCAGACGTACTGCGCCAGATCGGTGGCGCCATCGCCACCGTCGTGACGCTGCCGTTCCGGGCGCTGGCCCGGCTCTTCGGCGGTGCGTCCAGCTCCACGAGGAGCCGCAGGGCGTGA
- a CDS encoding Tex family protein: MTTPGSSGSNAGSIESRIAEELGVRERQVKAAVELLDGGSTVPFIARYRKEATEMLDDAQLRTLEERLRYLRELEERRTAILDSVREQGKLTEELEARIRGAETKARLEDIYLPFKPKRRTKAQIAREAGLEPLAEGLLGDPGVAPLAAAAAFVDADKGVPDAQAALDGARAILTERFSEDADLIGELRERMWVRGRLAAKVRDGKEEAGAKFADYFDFAEPFTNLPSHRILAMLRGEKEEVLDLVLEPEEATDGPSSYEGIVAHRFGIADRGRPGDKWLTDTVRWAWRTRILVHLGIDLRLRLRTAAEDEAVNVFAANLRDLLLAAPAGTRATLGLDPGFRTGVKVAVVDATGKVVATDVIHPHVPANRWDEAIAKLARLAREHAVELVAIGNGTASRETDKLAGELITKHPELKLTKVMVSEAGASVYSASAFASQELPDMDVSLRGAVSIARRLQDPLAELVKIDPKSIGVGQYQHDLSEVKLSRSLDAVVEDCVNGVGVDVNTASAPLLARVSGITSGLAENIVSHRDANGPFKARTELKKVARLGPKAYEQCAGFLRIRGGDDPLDSSSVHPEAYPVVRRMVKTAGQEVASLIGNTGVLRSLRPQDYVDETFGLPTVTDILKELEKPGRDPRPAFKTATFKDGVEKISDLSSGMVLEGVVTNVAAFGAFIDVGVHQDGLAHVSALSKTFVKDPRDVVKPGDIVKVKVLEVDIPRKRISLTLRLDDEAAASGGERRQQQRGGRPPQQRQQPRQQQRSAPAPGNSAMADALRKAGLLDSKKKGR; encoded by the coding sequence GTGACGACACCCGGGTCCAGCGGGTCCAACGCAGGGTCGATCGAAAGCAGGATCGCCGAGGAACTCGGCGTACGCGAGCGGCAGGTCAAGGCTGCCGTGGAACTGCTCGACGGCGGTTCCACGGTTCCCTTCATCGCCCGCTACCGCAAGGAAGCGACCGAGATGCTCGACGACGCGCAGCTGCGCACGCTCGAGGAACGGCTGCGGTATCTGCGGGAGCTGGAGGAGCGGCGGACGGCGATCCTCGACTCGGTGCGCGAGCAGGGCAAGCTCACCGAGGAGCTGGAGGCGCGGATCCGGGGCGCGGAGACCAAGGCGCGCCTCGAGGACATCTATCTGCCGTTCAAGCCGAAGCGCCGCACCAAGGCGCAGATCGCGCGCGAGGCCGGCCTCGAGCCGCTCGCCGAGGGCCTGCTCGGGGACCCGGGCGTCGCTCCGCTCGCCGCGGCCGCCGCGTTCGTGGACGCCGACAAGGGCGTGCCCGACGCGCAGGCCGCGCTCGACGGCGCCCGGGCGATCCTGACCGAGCGCTTCTCGGAGGACGCCGACCTGATCGGCGAACTCCGCGAGCGCATGTGGGTGCGCGGCCGTCTGGCCGCCAAGGTGCGGGACGGCAAGGAGGAGGCGGGCGCCAAGTTCGCCGACTACTTCGACTTCGCCGAACCCTTCACGAACCTGCCCTCGCACCGGATCCTGGCGATGCTGCGCGGCGAGAAGGAGGAGGTCCTCGACCTCGTCCTGGAGCCTGAGGAGGCCACGGACGGCCCTTCGTCCTACGAGGGCATCGTGGCCCACAGGTTCGGGATCGCCGACCGCGGCCGTCCCGGCGACAAGTGGCTGACGGACACGGTCCGCTGGGCCTGGCGGACCCGCATCCTCGTGCACCTCGGCATCGACCTCAGGCTGCGGCTGCGTACGGCCGCCGAGGACGAGGCGGTCAACGTGTTCGCGGCCAACCTCCGCGACCTGCTGCTCGCCGCCCCGGCCGGCACGCGCGCGACGCTGGGCCTGGACCCCGGATTCCGTACGGGTGTGAAGGTCGCCGTGGTCGACGCGACCGGCAAGGTGGTCGCCACCGACGTCATCCACCCGCATGTCCCGGCCAACAGGTGGGACGAGGCGATCGCCAAGCTGGCCCGGCTGGCCAGGGAGCACGCGGTCGAGCTCGTCGCGATCGGCAACGGCACGGCGTCCCGCGAGACCGACAAGCTCGCCGGTGAACTCATCACCAAGCATCCTGAGCTGAAGCTCACCAAGGTGATGGTGTCCGAGGCGGGCGCGTCCGTGTACTCGGCCTCCGCGTTCGCCTCGCAGGAGCTGCCGGACATGGACGTGTCGCTGCGCGGCGCGGTCTCCATCGCGCGCCGGCTCCAGGACCCGCTGGCCGAGCTGGTGAAGATCGACCCGAAGTCGATCGGCGTCGGCCAGTACCAGCACGACCTGTCCGAGGTGAAGCTGTCGCGTTCGCTGGACGCGGTGGTGGAGGACTGTGTGAACGGCGTGGGGGTCGACGTGAACACCGCGTCCGCCCCGCTGCTCGCCCGGGTCTCCGGGATCACCTCCGGGCTCGCCGAGAACATCGTGTCGCACCGGGACGCCAACGGTCCCTTCAAGGCGCGTACCGAGCTGAAGAAGGTGGCCCGGCTGGGTCCCAAGGCGTACGAGCAGTGCGCGGGCTTCCTGCGGATCCGCGGCGGCGACGACCCGCTGGACTCCTCCAGCGTGCACCCCGAGGCGTACCCGGTGGTGCGGCGCATGGTGAAGACCGCCGGGCAGGAGGTCGCCTCCCTCATCGGCAACACGGGTGTGCTGCGCTCGCTCCGGCCGCAGGACTACGTGGACGAGACGTTCGGTCTGCCCACCGTGACCGACATCCTCAAGGAGCTGGAGAAGCCGGGGCGTGACCCTCGGCCCGCCTTCAAGACGGCGACCTTCAAGGACGGCGTCGAGAAGATCTCCGACCTGTCCTCCGGGATGGTGCTGGAGGGGGTCGTGACGAATGTGGCGGCGTTCGGGGCGTTCATCGACGTCGGTGTCCACCAGGACGGTCTGGCGCATGTCTCCGCGCTGTCGAAGACGTTCGTCAAGGATCCTCGGGACGTCGTGAAGCCCGGTGACATCGTCAAGGTGAAGGTGCTCGAGGTCGATATTCCGCGGAAGCGGATCTCCTTGACGCTGCGGCTGGACGACGAGGCGGCGGCCTCCGGCGGGGAACGGCGACAGCAGCAGCGGGGTGGGCGGCCGCCTCAGCAGCGGCAACAGCCTCGTCAGCAGCAGCGGTCGGCGCCTGCTCCGGGCAACAGTGCGATGGCTGATGCTCTGCGGAAGGCCGGGCTGCTGGATTCCAAGAAGAAGGGGCGGTAG